From a region of the Tenggerimyces flavus genome:
- the mreD gene encoding rod shape-determining protein MreD — MLLAAAVVLVAWLVQVTLLPSVSLALVAVLAFAYVRGPAFGAVLGFCAGLLVDVAPPADGVAGLWALSFTLAAYLVGAAGVTRADDGNHRVLIGVLAMTGGAALTLATYAGIDVLLGDPRVDWSVLLSAGGTSILSAAVLALVLVPLSARVAPQ; from the coding sequence ATGCTGCTCGCCGCGGCTGTCGTTCTGGTCGCCTGGCTGGTCCAGGTCACGCTGCTGCCGAGCGTCTCCTTGGCGCTCGTCGCCGTGCTGGCGTTCGCGTACGTGCGGGGGCCGGCGTTCGGTGCGGTGCTGGGGTTCTGCGCCGGTCTGCTCGTCGACGTCGCGCCGCCGGCGGACGGGGTCGCCGGACTGTGGGCACTGTCGTTCACGCTCGCGGCGTACCTCGTCGGCGCCGCTGGCGTGACCCGCGCCGACGACGGCAACCACCGGGTCCTCATCGGCGTGCTCGCGATGACCGGTGGCGCCGCGCTCACACTCGCCACGTACGCCGGAATCGACGTCCTGCTTGGCGATCCGCGAGTCGACTGGTCGGTCCTGCTCAGTGCCGGCGGCACGTCGATCCTCTCCGCGGCGGTGCTCGCGCTCGTCCTCGTACCGCTGTCAGCCCGGGTCGCGCCGCAGTGA
- the rodA gene encoding rod shape-determining protein RodA: MTAVAPPRHAGSTAARQLDWSLLVAVIALLALGCLLVWSATAHRPSLTGGDPQAYLLKQILNILIGVVIAVPVAMIDHRRLRLYAPACYLVVVAGLVLVLVLGATVNGSQSWIRLPGGFSLQPGEFAKVAIVVGMAVVLAERRDNARRSTRSARSDLLWALAVAAVPIGLVAIQPDLGTVFVLLVTGFGVLALAGTPLRFLAGLVLVAATAGYAAVRVGLLEGYQLARLTAFVNPGVDPEGIGYNAEQARVAIGSGGLFGAGLFHGSRTSGAYVPEQHTDFVFTVAGEELGFVGSSALLLLLAFVLWRGVRIARAAPDLFGRLLAGGVVCWFAAQIFENVGMTLGLMPITGLPLPFVSYGGSSMVACLVAVALLENVHLRGQDVAPV; encoded by the coding sequence ATGACTGCCGTCGCTCCGCCTCGCCATGCCGGGTCGACCGCCGCCCGGCAGCTCGACTGGTCGCTGCTCGTCGCGGTGATCGCCCTGCTGGCGTTGGGTTGTCTGCTGGTGTGGTCGGCGACCGCGCACCGGCCGTCTCTCACCGGTGGTGACCCGCAGGCCTACCTGCTGAAGCAGATCCTCAACATCCTGATCGGCGTGGTGATCGCCGTTCCGGTCGCGATGATCGACCATCGCCGGCTGCGGCTGTACGCGCCGGCCTGCTACCTGGTCGTGGTGGCGGGACTGGTCCTCGTGCTCGTGCTGGGCGCGACCGTGAACGGATCCCAGTCCTGGATCCGGCTGCCGGGCGGTTTCTCCTTACAGCCCGGGGAGTTCGCGAAGGTCGCGATCGTCGTCGGGATGGCAGTAGTCCTCGCCGAACGGAGAGACAATGCCCGCCGTTCGACCCGATCGGCGCGGTCCGATCTGCTCTGGGCGCTCGCCGTTGCCGCGGTGCCCATCGGGCTGGTCGCGATCCAACCCGACCTCGGTACCGTGTTCGTCCTGCTGGTCACAGGATTCGGCGTCCTGGCGCTCGCGGGCACGCCGTTGCGCTTTCTCGCCGGACTCGTACTCGTCGCGGCGACGGCCGGGTACGCCGCCGTGCGGGTGGGGCTGCTGGAGGGTTACCAGCTCGCGCGGCTCACCGCGTTCGTCAACCCTGGCGTCGATCCGGAGGGGATCGGCTACAACGCCGAGCAGGCGCGGGTCGCGATCGGGTCGGGCGGGCTGTTCGGGGCGGGCTTGTTCCACGGCAGCAGGACGAGCGGTGCGTACGTTCCCGAGCAGCACACCGACTTCGTGTTCACGGTGGCGGGGGAGGAGCTCGGCTTCGTAGGCTCGAGCGCCTTGCTTCTGTTGCTGGCGTTCGTGCTGTGGCGCGGCGTACGCATCGCGCGCGCTGCGCCCGACCTGTTCGGCCGCCTGCTCGCCGGCGGCGTCGTGTGCTGGTTCGCCGCGCAGATCTTCGAGAACGTCGGCATGACGCTCGGGCTGATGCCGATCACCGGGCTGCCGTTGCCGTTCGTGTCGTACGGCGGCTCCAGCATGGTCGCCTGTCTGGTTGCCGTTGCCCTGTTGGAGAACGTGCACCTGCGTGGTCAGGACGTCGCACCGGTGTAG
- a CDS encoding rod shape-determining protein — protein MANSFLGRDLAVDLGTANTLVYVRGRGVVLSEPSVVATNTATNTIVAVGTAAKQMIGRTPGTITAIRPLKDGVIADFDAAEKMLRYFIQQVHKRRYFAKPRLVVCVPSGITTVEQRAVRDAGYQAGARMVYLIEEPMAAAVGAGLPVHEPTGNMVVDIGGGTTEVAIISLGGIVTSCSIRVAGDELDKAVISYLKKEYSLMLGERTAEEIKSTIGSAFPVPDEPEADVRGRDLVSGLPKTVTVSTDEIRKALEEPVNAIIDAVRTTLDTCPPELAGDIVRRGIILTGGGALLNGLAARLQHETGVPVRVADDPLQSVAAGAGMCVEEFETLRRVLVSEPRKR, from the coding sequence ATGGCGAACAGCTTTCTCGGCCGGGATCTGGCCGTCGACCTCGGAACGGCGAACACCCTCGTCTACGTGCGCGGGCGCGGCGTCGTGCTCAGCGAGCCCTCCGTCGTCGCCACGAACACCGCGACCAACACGATCGTCGCCGTCGGGACCGCCGCGAAGCAGATGATCGGCCGTACGCCCGGCACGATCACCGCGATCCGCCCGCTCAAGGACGGCGTCATCGCGGACTTCGACGCCGCCGAGAAGATGCTCCGGTACTTCATCCAGCAGGTGCACAAGCGGCGCTACTTCGCCAAGCCGCGGCTGGTCGTCTGCGTCCCGTCCGGCATCACCACCGTGGAGCAGCGCGCGGTCCGCGACGCCGGCTACCAGGCTGGCGCCCGGATGGTCTACCTGATCGAGGAGCCGATGGCTGCCGCGGTCGGCGCCGGGCTTCCCGTGCACGAGCCCACTGGCAACATGGTCGTCGACATCGGCGGCGGGACGACCGAGGTCGCGATCATCTCTCTCGGCGGAATCGTCACGAGCTGCTCGATCCGCGTCGCCGGCGACGAGCTCGACAAGGCGGTGATCTCCTACCTCAAGAAGGAGTACTCGCTGATGCTCGGCGAGCGCACCGCCGAGGAGATCAAGTCGACGATCGGCTCGGCGTTCCCCGTTCCGGACGAGCCCGAGGCGGACGTACGCGGACGCGACCTCGTCAGCGGGCTGCCGAAGACCGTCACGGTGTCCACCGACGAGATCCGCAAGGCGCTCGAGGAACCCGTCAACGCGATCATCGACGCGGTCCGCACCACGCTCGACACCTGCCCGCCCGAACTCGCCGGCGACATCGTCCGGCGGGGCATCATCCTCACCGGCGGCGGTGCGTTGCTGAACGGGCTCGCCGCCCGCCTCCAGCACGAGACCGGGGTGCCCGTACGGGTCGCCGACGACCCGCTGCAGTCGGTCGCGGCCGGCGCCGGCATGTGCGTCGAGGAGTTCGAGACGCTTCGACGGGTGCTGGTCTCCGAGCCCCGCAAGAGATGA
- a CDS encoding penicillin-binding transpeptidase domain-containing protein: MAILQLLVLTLVAVLLGRLWIVQVARPVEPSAPMTDVGELRTISVPAVRGRILDRNGRPLVDNESALTVLVDPSAVGKLDKPGRTALYDRLGSVLGKPGADLAARTVPCGTPGARRPPVCWSGQPYEPVPIARNVSTQAALAISERSEHFPGVVVDSRATRRFPKPDGVSAAHLLGYVAPVNRTELDASHGELRTTDLVGRAGLEKQYDALLRGTPGQRTVRIDAQGRVLSVVSERPAKPGADLVTNLDVRIQALAERELAKTLAATRTRFDKVTKRKYVADAGAIVVLDARTGGVIAMASNPGYDPSLWLDGLTSAERKRLLASGDAPLVARATQGEYAPGSTFKVVSATAALTHGFRTSEQLPCPGTMEIVGRTFRNFESLAYGDLSLADALAVSCDTFFYQVGLDHRRDDAIEAAAAAFGFGRRTGLDLPGERAGHVGRQTSYAGHAALLAIGQGDTTVTPLQLARAYAALANGGSLLQPSLRKQVPKVAGKLPLTPSQLRYLQAALRKTTVSGTGAAPFAGFRLDKTPVASKTGTAEVDGRQSTSWFASFDQRYAVVMMVSQGGTGAATSGPAVRRLWEALR, encoded by the coding sequence ATGGCCATCCTCCAGCTGCTCGTGCTCACGCTGGTCGCCGTCCTGCTCGGCCGGCTCTGGATCGTGCAGGTCGCCCGCCCTGTCGAACCCAGCGCACCCATGACCGACGTCGGCGAGCTGCGGACGATCTCGGTGCCCGCCGTCCGTGGCCGGATCCTGGACCGGAACGGCCGCCCGCTCGTCGACAACGAGAGCGCCCTCACCGTGCTCGTCGATCCTTCGGCGGTCGGCAAGCTGGACAAGCCTGGCCGGACCGCGCTGTACGACCGGCTCGGCTCCGTCCTCGGGAAGCCCGGTGCCGACCTGGCCGCGCGGACGGTGCCTTGCGGGACGCCCGGGGCCCGCCGCCCGCCGGTGTGCTGGAGCGGCCAGCCGTACGAACCGGTGCCGATCGCCCGGAACGTGTCGACCCAGGCAGCGCTCGCGATCTCCGAGCGATCGGAGCACTTCCCGGGCGTGGTCGTCGACTCCCGTGCGACGCGGCGTTTTCCCAAGCCCGATGGGGTTTCCGCCGCGCATCTGCTCGGCTACGTCGCGCCGGTCAACCGCACCGAGCTCGACGCGTCCCACGGCGAACTGCGGACGACCGACCTGGTCGGGCGGGCCGGGCTGGAGAAGCAGTACGACGCGCTGCTGCGCGGCACGCCGGGTCAGCGGACCGTGCGGATCGACGCGCAGGGCCGGGTGCTGTCGGTGGTGTCCGAGCGGCCCGCGAAGCCTGGCGCGGACCTCGTCACGAACCTCGACGTTCGCATCCAGGCCCTCGCCGAGCGCGAGCTCGCGAAGACCCTCGCCGCGACGCGGACCCGCTTCGACAAGGTCACCAAGCGGAAGTACGTCGCCGACGCCGGCGCGATCGTCGTCCTCGATGCGCGAACGGGTGGAGTGATCGCGATGGCCAGTAACCCTGGTTACGATCCCTCACTCTGGCTAGACGGTCTAACAAGCGCCGAGCGGAAGCGGCTGCTCGCCTCGGGCGACGCGCCCTTGGTGGCGCGCGCCACGCAGGGCGAGTACGCGCCGGGGTCGACGTTCAAGGTGGTCTCGGCGACCGCGGCTCTCACCCACGGCTTCCGGACGTCGGAGCAGCTGCCCTGCCCGGGCACGATGGAGATCGTCGGCCGTACGTTCCGCAACTTCGAGTCGCTCGCGTACGGCGACCTCTCGCTCGCCGACGCCCTCGCGGTGTCGTGCGACACGTTCTTCTACCAGGTCGGGCTCGACCATCGGCGGGACGACGCGATCGAGGCCGCAGCCGCCGCGTTCGGCTTCGGTCGGCGTACTGGACTCGACCTGCCGGGCGAACGCGCCGGCCACGTCGGACGCCAGACCTCGTACGCCGGGCACGCCGCGCTGCTCGCGATCGGGCAGGGCGACACCACGGTGACGCCGTTGCAGCTCGCTCGTGCGTACGCGGCGCTCGCGAACGGCGGCTCGCTCCTGCAGCCCTCGTTGCGGAAACAGGTACCGAAGGTGGCCGGCAAGCTGCCGTTGACGCCGTCGCAGTTGCGCTATCTGCAGGCGGCCCTGCGCAAGACCACGGTGTCGGGCACGGGCGCGGCGCCGTTCGCCGGGTTCCGGCTCGACAAGACGCCGGTCGCGTCGAAGACCGGGACTGCCGAGGTCGACGGCAGGCAGTCGACATCGTGGTTCGCGTCGTTCGACCAGAGGTACGCCGTGGTGATGATGGTCTCGCAGGGCGGTACGGGCGCGGCCACCTCGGGTCCCGCGGTGCGGCGATTGTGGGAGGCGCTGCGATGA
- a CDS encoding DUF6364 family protein, protein MAKRNLTVQLDEDVISRARVVAEKRGTSISQLVAQQIEHLADEDERYEAARKRAMELMDTAATHGGGRKWKREDLYDR, encoded by the coding sequence ATGGCGAAGCGGAACCTGACAGTCCAGCTGGATGAGGACGTCATCAGTCGTGCCCGAGTGGTCGCCGAGAAGCGCGGCACGTCGATCAGTCAGCTCGTTGCTCAACAGATCGAGCACCTGGCTGACGAAGATGAGCGTTATGAAGCGGCGCGGAAGCGTGCCATGGAGCTCATGGACACAGCCGCGACGCATGGGGGAGGCCGCAAGTGGAAACGCGAGGATCTGTACGACCGTTGA
- a CDS encoding bifunctional folylpolyglutamate synthase/dihydrofolate synthase, with protein MTQGDEERALYVDVERALLARLPEHKSVEGPTIERIKRLCELLGEPQHAAPVIHLTGTNGKTSTARMVDSLLVAFGVRTGRLTSPHLAEIRERISLSGEPIDYERFVQTYAEVMPFVDLADPMLDRPLSFFEIITAMGFAAFADAPVDAAVLEVGLGGTWDATNVADGKVAVVTPIAVDHAKYLGNTPPEIAREKAGIIKPGAIAVIAQQEVEVAEVLMRRAAEVGATVAREGIEFGVVEREIAVGGQMISLKGLSGEYHEIFLPLHGVHQAHNAACALAAVEAFLAGGAPEGLNADIVREAFGGVTSPGRLEIVRRSPTVLLDAAHNPHGAEATAAAISEAFTFEPLVGVIGVMQDKDVAGVLEAFEPVMDHVVVTQNSTERAMPAAELAEIAIDIFGEDRVEVAPLLPDALDAAVRTADEQAKEMGGGGVLVTGSVITAGEARVLLGRGEAQ; from the coding sequence ATGACCCAAGGCGATGAAGAGCGCGCGCTGTATGTCGATGTCGAGCGCGCGTTGCTGGCGCGGCTGCCGGAGCACAAGTCGGTCGAGGGGCCGACGATCGAGCGGATCAAGAGGCTGTGCGAGCTGCTCGGCGAGCCGCAGCACGCCGCGCCCGTCATCCATCTGACCGGGACGAACGGCAAGACCAGCACCGCACGGATGGTCGACAGCCTGCTGGTCGCGTTCGGCGTACGGACCGGGCGGCTCACCAGCCCGCATCTCGCTGAGATCAGGGAGCGCATCTCGTTGTCGGGCGAGCCGATCGACTACGAACGCTTCGTGCAGACGTACGCCGAGGTGATGCCGTTCGTCGACCTGGCTGACCCGATGCTCGACCGGCCGCTGTCGTTCTTCGAGATCATCACCGCGATGGGCTTCGCCGCGTTCGCCGACGCTCCGGTCGACGCCGCCGTGCTGGAGGTCGGGCTCGGCGGGACGTGGGACGCGACGAACGTCGCCGACGGCAAGGTCGCGGTCGTCACGCCGATCGCGGTCGACCACGCCAAGTACCTCGGCAACACGCCGCCGGAGATCGCGCGGGAGAAGGCCGGGATCATCAAGCCTGGCGCGATCGCGGTGATCGCGCAGCAGGAGGTCGAGGTCGCCGAGGTGCTGATGCGCCGCGCGGCCGAGGTCGGTGCGACCGTGGCCCGCGAGGGGATCGAGTTCGGCGTCGTCGAGCGCGAGATCGCGGTCGGCGGGCAGATGATCTCGCTGAAGGGCCTGTCGGGGGAGTACCACGAGATCTTCCTTCCCCTGCACGGAGTTCACCAGGCGCACAACGCGGCCTGCGCGCTCGCCGCGGTCGAGGCGTTCCTCGCCGGCGGCGCCCCAGAGGGATTGAACGCGGACATCGTTCGCGAGGCGTTCGGCGGCGTGACGTCGCCGGGGCGGTTGGAGATCGTCCGCCGGAGCCCGACCGTTCTGCTCGACGCGGCACACAACCCGCACGGCGCCGAGGCGACCGCGGCGGCGATCAGCGAGGCGTTCACGTTCGAACCGCTCGTCGGCGTGATCGGCGTCATGCAGGACAAGGACGTCGCAGGTGTGCTCGAGGCGTTCGAGCCGGTCATGGACCACGTCGTGGTGACGCAGAACTCCACCGAGCGTGCGATGCCGGCCGCGGAGCTGGCCGAGATCGCGATCGACATCTTCGGTGAGGACCGGGTCGAGGTCGCGCCGCTGCTGCCGGACGCACTCGACGCCGCCGTCCGCACGGCTGACGAACAGGCCAAGGAGATGGGCGGGGGCGGGGTGCTCGTGACCGGCTCGGTGATCACGGCCGGCGAGGCGCGCGTGCTGTTGGGACGGGGCGAGGCGCAGTGA
- the mreC gene encoding rod shape-determining protein MreC, which yields MRPRSRVLLVLLLLGSFSLVTVDLAVEESPLNAVRAAVAEAVAPLQLGARVATRPIVNAARDVASLGEQRSELLKLREENAALRGQLRTDAERRAEGRAVDQLRSAGHTVPARVVGFGAQQSFAHTVTLDVGTRDGVRADQAVVAADGLVGRVVRAGTTSATVLLLGDATSTVGGRLETSRELGFLHGTGDVVGKARLTLQLVDHSARVKQGDRLVTWGSPNGSPYPAGIPIGRVVSVDPATAGVAPKASVDPYVDLTALDVVGVVVGER from the coding sequence ATGCGGCCGCGGTCCCGGGTGCTGCTGGTGCTGCTCCTGCTCGGCTCGTTCTCGCTCGTCACCGTCGACCTCGCGGTCGAGGAGTCTCCGTTGAACGCCGTACGCGCCGCGGTGGCTGAGGCGGTCGCTCCGCTGCAGCTCGGCGCGCGGGTCGCGACGCGTCCGATCGTCAACGCGGCAAGGGATGTCGCCTCGCTCGGCGAGCAGCGGAGCGAACTGCTGAAACTGCGTGAGGAGAACGCCGCCCTGCGCGGGCAGCTTCGGACGGACGCCGAACGCCGTGCGGAAGGGCGAGCCGTCGACCAGCTTCGCTCGGCCGGGCACACAGTCCCGGCGCGGGTCGTGGGCTTCGGGGCGCAGCAGAGCTTCGCGCATACGGTGACTCTCGATGTCGGCACGCGGGACGGGGTTCGCGCCGACCAGGCCGTGGTCGCGGCCGACGGGCTCGTCGGCCGGGTCGTTCGCGCGGGTACGACGAGCGCGACCGTCCTGTTGCTCGGCGACGCCACGTCGACCGTCGGTGGGCGGCTGGAGACGAGCCGCGAGCTCGGTTTCCTGCACGGGACAGGCGATGTGGTCGGCAAGGCCAGGTTGACGCTGCAGCTCGTCGACCACTCGGCCCGGGTCAAGCAGGGTGACCGGCTGGTCACCTGGGGATCGCCGAACGGATCGCCTTACCCTGCGGGGATTCCGATCGGCCGCGTCGTCTCGGTGGATCCGGCGACCGCGGGTGTCGCGCCGAAGGCGTCGGTGGATCCGTACGTCGATCTCACTGCCCTCGATGTCGTCGGTGTCGTGGTGGGGGAGCGCTGA
- the ndk gene encoding nucleoside-diphosphate kinase, with product MSERTLVLIKPDAVRRGLVGDVLARYERKGLSIVAMDLRTIDGETADQHYGEHLEKAWYPPLREFVISGPLVALVLEGDEAVEAVRLLNGATDARKAAAGSIRGDLGLSNRENLVHGSDSVESAAREIKLFFPDI from the coding sequence GTGTCCGAGCGCACCCTGGTCCTGATCAAGCCGGATGCGGTCCGTCGTGGGCTGGTCGGCGACGTCCTGGCCCGGTACGAACGCAAGGGGCTCTCGATCGTCGCGATGGATCTGCGCACGATCGACGGCGAGACGGCCGACCAGCACTACGGCGAGCACCTGGAGAAGGCCTGGTACCCGCCGCTGCGCGAGTTCGTCATCAGCGGACCGCTCGTGGCGCTGGTGCTCGAGGGCGACGAGGCCGTGGAGGCCGTACGCCTGCTGAACGGTGCGACCGATGCCCGGAAGGCCGCCGCGGGATCGATCCGTGGCGATTTGGGCCTGTCGAACCGGGAGAATCTCGTCCACGGCTCGGACTCGGTGGAGTCGGCCGCACGCGAGATCAAGCTGTTCTTCCCCGACATCTAG
- a CDS encoding ABC transporter permease — MLVLRLFGAGFSMSLRRSLAHRTNLTFDVLLAILTLISELAVVQLIFTRTDDLAGWNRAELLVLVGTFQLMAGIRTAFIEPNLSWFTDQVRNGKMDLYLIQPASSLFLASLSSHSPVALTRAVLGLAVIGGGIADHGKLPTIAGLLTWLLLLATGTVIMWSLGVLVSCLAFWAPRLELDILFSSALNLARYPVDIYSRPLRIVLTYLFPMAVVTTLPTTALLRGPTLVGTAAAIAAGAGIALLAIGAWSVGVRRYTGATS; from the coding sequence GTGCTCGTCCTGAGGCTCTTTGGCGCCGGCTTCTCCATGTCGCTCAGGCGATCCCTCGCCCACCGCACGAACCTCACGTTCGACGTCCTCCTGGCGATCCTCACGCTCATCAGCGAGCTGGCGGTCGTCCAGCTGATCTTCACCCGCACCGACGACCTCGCCGGCTGGAACAGAGCCGAGCTGCTCGTCCTCGTCGGCACGTTCCAGCTGATGGCCGGCATCCGTACGGCGTTCATCGAGCCCAACCTGAGCTGGTTCACCGATCAGGTGCGCAACGGCAAGATGGATCTCTACCTGATCCAGCCGGCGTCGAGCCTGTTCCTGGCCAGCCTGAGCTCGCACTCGCCGGTGGCCCTCACCAGAGCGGTCCTCGGCCTGGCGGTCATCGGCGGAGGCATCGCGGACCACGGCAAGCTCCCCACGATCGCCGGCCTGCTCACCTGGCTACTACTGCTCGCCACCGGCACAGTGATCATGTGGAGCCTCGGCGTTCTCGTGTCCTGCTTGGCGTTCTGGGCACCACGGCTGGAGCTCGACATCCTGTTCAGCTCGGCACTGAACCTCGCGCGCTACCCGGTCGACATCTACAGCCGACCACTGCGCATCGTGCTCACCTACCTGTTCCCGATGGCGGTCGTGACCACGCTCCCGACCACAGCGCTGCTGCGCGGCCCGACCCTCGTCGGTACGGCGGCAGCCATCGCCGCCGGCGCCGGCATCGCGCTGCTCGCGATCGGTGCATGGTCGGTGGGCGTGCGCCGCTACACCGGTGCGACGTCCTGA
- a CDS encoding DUF4233 domain-containing protein, with protein sequence MNLNVTVMRGTLSAILVFEAIIVGLAIPVAIGVADAPRGLAIWGGLAIVLMCVAAAATLRKPVGVVLGSVVQVAAFASGFVVSIMLALGAIFGILWFACLVFDRKIAAQAPSEG encoded by the coding sequence GTGAACCTGAACGTGACGGTGATGCGGGGAACGCTGTCGGCGATCCTCGTCTTCGAGGCGATCATCGTCGGGCTCGCGATCCCGGTGGCGATCGGCGTGGCCGATGCACCGCGTGGGTTGGCGATCTGGGGCGGCCTGGCGATCGTCCTGATGTGCGTCGCGGCGGCCGCGACGCTGCGTAAGCCGGTCGGCGTGGTGCTCGGCTCGGTGGTGCAGGTGGCCGCGTTCGCGAGCGGATTCGTGGTGTCGATCATGCTCGCGCTCGGCGCGATCTTCGGCATCCTCTGGTTCGCCTGCCTCGTCTTCGACCGCAAGATCGCTGCCCAGGCACCCAGCGAGGGATGA
- a CDS encoding PIN domain-containing protein, with translation MHSITFVDTNVLVYAYDLDEPEKRKRANEWLSKLWQGGAGAISAQVMQEFYNTVTRKFAQPMAASTAREVLTTYSAWRVVTADPELVLDASKLEERDSVSFWDALIIEAAKRAGATRLLTEDLQHGRKFGSVTVENPFVEEPITQ, from the coding sequence GTGCATTCGATCACCTTTGTTGACACGAACGTGTTGGTGTACGCCTACGACCTTGATGAGCCTGAGAAGCGGAAGCGGGCAAACGAATGGTTGTCGAAGCTGTGGCAGGGCGGCGCTGGAGCCATCAGCGCTCAGGTCATGCAGGAGTTCTACAACACGGTGACAAGGAAGTTCGCCCAGCCGATGGCGGCGTCGACAGCCCGCGAGGTCCTCACCACGTACTCGGCTTGGCGAGTCGTGACAGCCGATCCGGAACTCGTCCTCGATGCGTCGAAGCTGGAAGAGCGTGACTCCGTCTCGTTCTGGGACGCACTCATCATCGAGGCGGCCAAGCGGGCGGGTGCGACAAGGCTGCTTACCGAGGATCTGCAGCATGGGCGTAAGTTCGGTTCGGTGACCGTCGAGAACCCCTTCGTGGAAGAGCCCATCACTCAATGA